The Thermobifida halotolerans sequence GCTCGACGAGCTGTCCGGTGGAGACGTCCTCGACCTTGTCGACCACCCAGCCGCGTTCGCCGCGGACGCGTCCGCCGCGCACGTAGAACACCTGGACGGCGGCCTCCAACTGGTCCTCGGCGAAGGCGATGACGTCGCAGTCGGTGCCGTCGCCGAGGACCACCGCCTGTTTCTCCATGACCGTGCGCAGCGCCTGGACGTCGTCGCGCAGGCGCGCGGCGCGCTCGTACTCCTGCTCGGCGGCGGCCCGGCGCATCTCGGCCTCCAGCGCCCTGAGGAACCGGCCGGTCTCGCCCGCCATGAAGGCGCAGAAGTCCTCGGCGAGCGCGCGGTGCCCGGCCGCGTCGATCCGGCCCACGCACGGCGCGGAGCACTTGTCGATGTAGCCGAGCAGGCAGGGGCGTCCACTGGAGCGGGCGCGCCGGAACACCCCCGCCGAGCAGGTCCGCACCGGAAAGACCCGCAGCAGCAGGTCCACGGTGTCGCGGATGGCCCAGGCGTAGGAGTAGGGCCCGAAGTAGCGCACTCCCCGGCGTTTGGCGCCGCGCATCACCTGCACCCGGGGGTACTCCTCGTTGAGCGTGACCGCGAGGTACGGGTAGCTCTTGTCGTCGCGGTAGCGGACGTTGAAGCGCGGGGCGTACTCCTTGATCCAGGAGTACTCCAACTGCAGCGCCTCCACCTCGGTGCCCACGACCGTCCAGTCGACGTCGGCCGCGGTGGAGACCATGGACTGGGTGCGCGGGTGCAGCGCGCCGAAGTCCTGGAAGTAGGAGGACAGCCGCGCGCGCAGGTTCTTGGCCTTGCCGACGTAGATCACGCGGCCGTGCTCGTCCCGGAAGCGGTAGACCCCCGGGTCGGTGGGGATCGATCCGGGCTTGGGGCGCAGGGTCGGTCGGACGGTCATGGTCCCATTGTGGTCGCGGGGCGGCACTGCTCGCACCCGGTCCGCCCCCGCCGCCCGCCCGGAGCCGCAGGCCTGCGCTTCCTTGAGAATGCGGTTACTCACCCCCGCGGATGTCACGGTTCGGCATAGGGATGTTCTAGGTTGTCCGTGTATTCGCGTTGCACACTTTACGTTCCCGAGCTTCGTTCAGGGGGTTCCTCCAGTGATGTCAATCGGCAACTGGATCGCGGTGGGAGTCGCCGTCGCGGTCTCGGTGCTCCTGATCACCGTGCTGCACTGGTTGCTGACTCACCAGCTGTCCAAGGTGTGGAGCGTGGCCGAGCACCTGGTGCGGCGGTGCCGCTACTCGGCGTACGCCGCGGCCGCGGTGCTGGGGATCAACCTCGCGCTGCCCAACGCCAGCGGGTTCGAGAACCCCCGCTTCTGGTATCCGATCTTCCAGCACGGCATGCGCATCGCGATGATCGCCTCCCTGACCTGGCTGGGGCTGACCGTCGCCTACGCCATCACCGACACGGTGCTGGCCCGCCTGGCCGTTCACAACGGTGACGCCGACCGGCGCTCCCGCAGGCTGCAGACCCAGGTGCGGCTGCTGCGCCGGGTGGCGGCCACGGTCCTGGGCCTGCTGGCGGTCGCGGCGATCCTGTTCACCTTCCCCGCCGTCGCCGCCCTGGGCGCCGGGCTGCTGGCGTCGGCCGGTCTGATCGGCATCATCGCCGGTGTGGCGGCGCAGGCCACGCTGGGCAACCTGTTCGCGGGGCTGCAACTGGCGTTCAGCGACTCGCTGCGCATCAACGACGTCGTGGTCGTGGCGGGCGAGTGGGGGCGTGTGGAGGAACTGACCCTCACCAACGTGACCGTGCGCATCTGGGACGAGCGCCGCCTGGTCCTGCCGGTGTCCTACTTCACCACCACCCCGTTCGAGAACTGGACCAAGCACGGCAGCAACATCACCGGGGTGGTGGCGTTCCGGCTCGACTGGGAGGTCCCGGTGGACCGGCTGCGCGCCGAGGTCGAGTCGTTCGTGACCCGGCACCCGCTGTGGGACGGCCGCAGTTGGGCGCTGGAGGTCACCGACGTGCTGGACTCCGGGCTGATCGAGGTGCGCGCCACGGTGAGCGCCGCCGACTCCAGCGCCCGCTGGACGCTCTCGGTGGAGCTGCGCGAACACATGCTCGTCTACATCCGCGAGAACTTCCCCGAGGCGCTGCCGCGCAACCGCACCCAGTTCACCGGGATGGACGGCGAGGAGCAGCGGTACGCCGCGATGTGGCCCTCCTCGGCGTTTCGCCACTCCTCCGCCGCGGCCGCCGTCGGCGGCGAGCGGGTCGACGAGGCCGACTGACCCCCGCGCCGTCCCCGGCTCAGACCAGGATGATGTCGGTGCCCTCCACCCGCACCTCGAACGGCTCCAGCGGATCGACGGCCGGTCCCTGGAGCACCTCCCCGTTGAGGTCGAACCTGCTGTGGTGACACAGGCAGTGGATGTCGGTGGTGACCTCCTGGATCGTGCAGCCCCCGTGGGTGCACGACGCGCCGAAGGCCCGGTACTCGCCCGGCGTGGGCTGGGTGATCACCAGTTTGGCGTCGACCACCAGGAGTCCGCCGCCCTCGGGAACGTCGGTGGTCTGGGCCACCACCCGCCCGCGCAGCGTGTCCTGCGGCTTGGGCGCGGTTCCGCAGGCCCCCGCGGTGAGCGCCACCGCTCCCGTGGCGCCCGCGCCCGCCAGCATCGTGCGTCGGCTGATCCGGCAGGCGCACGGCGACGGCTCCGTTGTCATGACAGCTCCCTGAGTGGTCCGAACATACCTACTACGCAATGTAGTACCTGTTCGGAGGCGGACCGCCCCGGGGCGGCGGGCGGCTCAGTCCTGCCGCAGCACGACAGTCCGGGCGACCTTGTCGTGCACGCCCTGCCGGCTGGGCGCATCCCACAGCGGCCACAGGCAGAACAGCACCGCCCACAGCCCGTAGGCCAGGACCAGTGCCCACACAGGCGCCCACGTCGCCAGAGCCGGGAGCTGGAAGAGCGCGGAGCGGGCGACGAGGGCGTCGAGGGGGATCCTGGGCGCCCCGTTCACGGGCACCACCACGATCCCGGCGATCATCCTGCCCGGGGTGCGCCCCCAGTTGCGCAGGAAGATGACGTCGTAGAGCGTGCAGGCCAAAAACCCGCACACGCTCATGAAGATCATGCTTCCGCTGCTCGCGGACTCGACGGTCCTGTCGGCCAGCAAGGCGAGGAAGAACCAGAGCAGCCAGGCGAGAACCAGGACCACGCCCAGCGGGACGGCCACGAAGCAGGTGTCGAGTAGGCGCGCCAGGCACCGCTGCCCCCACGAGGCCAGCCCGTGCCGCCTCGCCGTGCCCGGCACGGAAGCCGACAGCGGGTGACCGTAGCCCGTGTACGCCACCGGCGGCCGGGGAACCGGCCACTGTCCGGGGCCGTGTGCCGCGGTCGCTCGGGGGTCCCGGGGCGGGGGGTGGGTCATGGGGACAGCCTTCCGGTGTTGGTACGGACCCGCGCGGGACACCCCGGGGCGCGACAGGGCGCACAGGACCCCGCGGAGATCCGCTGCCGATTCCTCAGGTGAGAATCTTACGGAGAAACCGGCCCGTGTAACTCTCCGGAACCTCCGCGATCTCCTCCGGCGTTCCGGTCGCCACCACCGTGCCGCCGCGCGCACCCCCCTCGGGTCCCATGTCGATGACGTAGTCGGCGGTCTTGACGACGTCGAGGTTGTGCTCGATGACGATGACGGTGTTGCCCGCGTCCACCAGGCGTCCCAGCACGCCCAGCAGCTTCTCGATGTCGGCGAAGTGCAGGCCCGTGGTGGGCTCGTCCAGGACGTAGACGGTGCGCCCGGTGGAGCGGC is a genomic window containing:
- a CDS encoding mechanosensitive ion channel family protein codes for the protein MSIGNWIAVGVAVAVSVLLITVLHWLLTHQLSKVWSVAEHLVRRCRYSAYAAAAVLGINLALPNASGFENPRFWYPIFQHGMRIAMIASLTWLGLTVAYAITDTVLARLAVHNGDADRRSRRLQTQVRLLRRVAATVLGLLAVAAILFTFPAVAALGAGLLASAGLIGIIAGVAAQATLGNLFAGLQLAFSDSLRINDVVVVAGEWGRVEELTLTNVTVRIWDERRLVLPVSYFTTTPFENWTKHGSNITGVVAFRLDWEVPVDRLRAEVESFVTRHPLWDGRSWALEVTDVLDSGLIEVRATVSAADSSARWTLSVELREHMLVYIRENFPEALPRNRTQFTGMDGEEQRYAAMWPSSAFRHSSAAAAVGGERVDEAD
- a CDS encoding Rieske (2Fe-2S) protein, which produces MTTEPSPCACRISRRTMLAGAGATGAVALTAGACGTAPKPQDTLRGRVVAQTTDVPEGGGLLVVDAKLVITQPTPGEYRAFGASCTHGGCTIQEVTTDIHCLCHHSRFDLNGEVLQGPAVDPLEPFEVRVEGTDIILV
- a CDS encoding RDD family protein, yielding MTHPPPRDPRATAAHGPGQWPVPRPPVAYTGYGHPLSASVPGTARRHGLASWGQRCLARLLDTCFVAVPLGVVLVLAWLLWFFLALLADRTVESASSGSMIFMSVCGFLACTLYDVIFLRNWGRTPGRMIAGIVVVPVNGAPRIPLDALVARSALFQLPALATWAPVWALVLAYGLWAVLFCLWPLWDAPSRQGVHDKVARTVVLRQD